The DNA window GAACATCTCTGACTTCCACGGTTATTCATTCGGTTGTATTAATTTTTTATGGTGAACCTGTAGGAGGTGAAGACCAGCATGATCACGGTAAAAGCGATCATGATGCAGAGATCCAGCCCCATCGGAAACTGCCCTCCTCTGAGAATCACCTGTCGCATCGCGTCGACCCCATAGGTCATCGGGTCCAGGTCACTGACGATCTGCAACCAGCGAGGTGCGTTGGTCAGCGGAAAGAGGGCCCCGCTCAAAAAAAACGTCGGCATGATGACAAAACTCATGATGGTCTGAAATCCTTCATAACTCTCGATGACAGAGGCAATGGAGAGGCCAAAGCCGTCAAACCCGAGGGAGATGAGCAGCATGAGCGGGAGGACGAGCACGATCTGGAGCGGTGTCAGTGAGATTCCCACGAAGACCGAGAGCAAGAGCAGGATGGTCCCCTGGATCATCGCGTTGGTTCCCCCTCCCAGTGCCTTTCCCATCACAATGGATGTCCAGGAGATAGGTGCTACGAGGATCTCTTTTAAGAATCCGAACTCCCGGTCCCAGATGATCGAGATGCCGGATCGCATGGATGTGAAGAGCAGGGTCATCCCGATGATTCCCGGGAAGATGAAGGCATTGTAACTGGTATTGATGGCTCCGGTCCGCAGGTTGATACCCATCCCCCCGCCGAAGACGATGAGCCAGAGTACCGGTGTTACCATGGTGCTGGCAAACTGGGTTCGCTCCCGGTAGAACTTGGTGAGTTCCCGCAGCCAGATGGTGTAGGTGGCTTTCAGTTGTTTTCGGAGTGTTCTCATCGCCCCCTCCTCTTTTCGTCCCGTGCTTTGCGCTTGTACTTTTTCAGAAAATTATCTCCGTCCTCTTCCCGGATCTCCTTGCTGGTGTGGTACAGGAAGACATCGTTCAAGGACGGTTCCTCGATCACGATCGAATCCACTTCGATTCCGAGGTCTCTGGCAAGGTTCACAATTTTTGGTGCGTTCTCCTGCCCGTTCCTCACACTTATCTGCAGGGAGGAGTCACCTGTGGTGATTCCAAGGACATACGCCTGGCCGGCAAGTCCGTGGGCGAGGGCTTCAGGCTGTGCCGTTCTGACGGTGACCACATCCTCCTCAAGGAGATTCTTGAGTTTTTCCGGTGAATCCCGCACCTTGATCACTCCATGGTCGATGATTGCGATGTCATCGCAGAGCTGATCGGCTTCCTCCATATAGTGTGTCGTCATGACGATGGTCAGGTTCTCCCTCTTTGTCCTGGTCAGGTTCTGAATATAATCCCAGATGTGCTCCCGTGTCTGGGGGTCGAGACCGACGGTCGGTTCATCGAGGAAGAGAACCTCCGGGTGGTGCAGG is part of the Methanosphaerula palustris E1-9c genome and encodes:
- a CDS encoding ABC transporter permease; this encodes MRTLRKQLKATYTIWLRELTKFYRERTQFASTMVTPVLWLIVFGGGMGINLRTGAINTSYNAFIFPGIIGMTLLFTSMRSGISIIWDREFGFLKEILVAPISWTSIVMGKALGGGTNAMIQGTILLLLSVFVGISLTPLQIVLVLPLMLLISLGFDGFGLSIASVIESYEGFQTIMSFVIMPTFFLSGALFPLTNAPRWLQIVSDLDPMTYGVDAMRQVILRGGQFPMGLDLCIMIAFTVIMLVFTSYRFTIKN
- a CDS encoding daunorubicin resistance protein DrrA family ABC transporter ATP-binding protein, with the protein product MYAVETENLTKKFGDLTAVDGLNIRIQKGQIFGLLGPNGAGKSTLLPMLCTVASPTSGSARVNGYDIIRESEMVRQSIGIVFQSISVDDRLTGRENLRFHAMLYDVPNETIEDRIDEVLQLLELEDRADSLVRTYSGGMIRRLEMARGLLHHPEVLFLDEPTVGLDPQTREHIWDYIQNLTRTKRENLTIVMTTHYMEEADQLCDDIAIIDHGVIKVRDSPEKLKNLLEEDVVTVRTAQPEALAHGLAGQAYVLGITTGDSSLQISVRNGQENAPKIVNLARDLGIEVDSIVIEEPSLNDVFLYHTSKEIREEDGDNFLKKYKRKARDEKRRGR